AACCAAATGATAGATATTCTAGCTTATAACCCAATCTTGCATATAATTGAACTTTTTAAAGAAAATTATTTTGAAACCTACCCTATAGTAACTCAAATTAATATTGAATATCCTTTAATTTGCACTTTAGTTTTATTATTTTTTAGTCTCGGCTTATATTATAAAAAAAGAGTGGAGCTTGGCACTGCATGATTAGACTTGAAAATATCACAAAATACTTTGTATTAAACAACAAAAAAAAGCATTATATTTTTAAGGATTTAAATTTTACTTTTCCTGATAATTGCTCAATCGGTCTAATGGGAAAAAATGGTGCAGGAAAATCTACAATGCTAAGAATTTTAGGCGGACTTGATATTCCTAATCGCGGTAAGGTAATAATTGATAAGAGTATTTCTTGGCCTGTTGGATTTGCAGGTGGATTTCAAGGAAGCTTGAGTGCTAGAGATAATATCAAATTCATAGCTAGAATCTACGGATATAGTGGAGAAGCTTTAAAAGAAAAAATAGAATATGTAAAAGAATTTGCCGAACTTGGAGATTATTTTGATGAACCTATTAGAAGCTATTCATCAGGTATGAAAAGTAGGATTTCATTTGGTCTTAGTATGGCATTTGATTTTGACTACTATCTCATAGATGAAGCAGGTGCAGTTGGCGATAAATCATTCAAGCAAAAAAGCAGAAAAGTATATGAAGAAAAATTATCAAAATCAAAGGTAATTATGGTTTCACACGATATTAACGAAATAAAAACTTGGTGTGATAAAATAGTTTTTTTAGACAATGGAATAGCCACAATCTATGATGATGTAGATGAAGGAATTAATAAATATAAAGAAAGTTGCTAATGAAAAAAAAGATTATAAAATTTATAACAAGCTTTAAAATTATCATAGTTTTAAGCTTAATTTCACTGATTTATTTTGCTTTTATAGCAAGTTCAAGATATGAAAGCACAGCAATAATTGGAGTAAAATCTACAAGCACTACCACTGATACATCTAGCCTAATACCAATAATAGGACTTACAAGTTCATCTAAAGAAGATTTAATGTATCTTAAAGAATATATAAATTCATACGATATGCTAGCAATTTTGCAAAAAGATATAAATATCAAAGCTATGTATGAAGGAAAAATTGACTATGAATTATTTTTGAAAAATCT
This is a stretch of genomic DNA from Campylobacter sp. MG1. It encodes these proteins:
- a CDS encoding ABC transporter ATP-binding protein; protein product: MIRLENITKYFVLNNKKKHYIFKDLNFTFPDNCSIGLMGKNGAGKSTMLRILGGLDIPNRGKVIIDKSISWPVGFAGGFQGSLSARDNIKFIARIYGYSGEALKEKIEYVKEFAELGDYFDEPIRSYSSGMKSRISFGLSMAFDFDYYLIDEAGAVGDKSFKQKSRKVYEEKLSKSKVIMVSHDINEIKTWCDKIVFLDNGIATIYDDVDEGINKYKESC